From the genome of Bactrocera oleae isolate idBacOlea1 chromosome 2, idBacOlea1, whole genome shotgun sequence, one region includes:
- the LOC106619003 gene encoding esterase B1 isoform X2: MGSQILEPIITTANGKVRGRLREGIYGDTYYSFDGIPFAKPPLGKLRFKSPQPVDTWLGVRDCTICPPKCMQSNRYNGAIEGVEDCLYLNVFAKKLYSTKSLPALVYLIGGRFTTGGASRNIWGPDYLMMKDVILISIGFRLGAFGFLSFPEPELQVPGNAGLKDILLALQWIKRNCQYFSGDPDNITLFGHSSGSAEAQLLMYLPQCENLFHKVILMSGMQMHLHRIPRLEYRFAKHLGYTGKEDNQAILAYLSALPAERLCNLQIWTPEELEQSNFLVFSLTIENKYAPDAILTKDPLDMYANKQAWCNSIPLVLGGNSFESLMHYNYFTKQPKLYETLRKHPEYLLSHEVRAKCDVHAQQQLANKLIHLHLGAKELNIEQSLDVMRYTTVTVVVI, translated from the exons ATGGGTTCGCA aattctGGAGCCAATAATAACAACCGCAAATGGTAAGGTGAGGGGTCGACTTCGCGAAGGTATCTACGGTGATACCTATTATAGTTTCGATGGCATACCTTTTGCAAAGCCACCACTTGGCAAATTACGCTTTAAATCACCGCAGCCGGTCGACACTTGGCTTGGCGTACGCGACTGTACCATATGcccgcctaaatgtatgcaaagtAATCGTTATAATGGCGCAATTGAAGGTGTTGAGGATTGCttgtatttaaatgtatttgcgAAGAAG TTATATTCTACAAAGTCCTTGCCGGCCTTGGTATATTTGATTGGTGGACGTTTTACAACTGGCGGCGCCTCGCGCAATATTTGGGGTCCAGATTACTTAATGATGAAAGATgtaatacttataagtattggATTTCGATTGGGTGCTTTTG GATTCCTCAGTTTTCCGGAACCTGAACTTCAAGTTCCCGGTAATGCGGGTCTCAAAGACATACTCTTGGCATTGCAGTGGATTAAGAGAAATTGTCAGTACTTTAGTGGCGACCCCGATAATATAACGCTATTCGGACACAGCTCGGGCAGCGCAGAAGCACAGCTACTTATGTATTTGCCGCAATGTGAAAATCTCTTTCATAAAGTCATACTGATGTCTGGCATGCAAATGCATTTACACCGTATTCCCCGACTAGAGTATCGTTTCGCAAAGCACTTGGGCTATACGGGTAAAGAGGATAATCAGGCTATACTTGCCTATCTCAGCGCATTGCCAGCAGAGCGTCTCTGTAATCTACAAATTTGGACGCCAGAAGAGCTGGAACAAAGCAATTTCTTGGTATTCTCTCTTACAATTGAAAATAAGTATGCACCAGATGCTATACTGACCAAGGACCCACTTGATATGTATGCCAATAAGCAAGCTTGGTGTAACAGTATACCGTTGGTGTTAGGTGGCAACTCGTTTGAGTCCCTTATGCATTACAATTATTTCACTAAGCAACCTAAACTATATGAAACTCTCAGAAAACATCCTGAGTATTTGCTGTCACACGAAGTGAGAGCGAAATGTGATGTGCACGCACAGCAACAGCTAGCAAACAAGCTCATCCACTTGCATTTAGGTGCAAAGGAATTGAATATTGAACAATCCCTTGATGTCATGCGT tatactacCGTTACAGTTGTCGTCATATGA
- the LOC106619003 gene encoding esterase B1 isoform X1, translating into MGSQILEPIITTANGKVRGRLREGIYGDTYYSFDGIPFAKPPLGKLRFKSPQPVDTWLGVRDCTICPPKCMQSNRYNGAIEGVEDCLYLNVFAKKLYSTKSLPALVYLIGGRFTTGGASRNIWGPDYLMMKDVILISIGFRLGAFGFLSFPEPELQVPGNAGLKDILLALQWIKRNCQYFSGDPDNITLFGHSSGSAEAQLLMYLPQCENLFHKVILMSGMQMHLHRIPRLEYRFAKHLGYTGKEDNQAILAYLSALPAERLCNLQIWTPEELEQSNFLVFSLTIENKYAPDAILTKDPLDMYANKQAWCNSIPLVLGGNSFESLMHYNYFTKQPKLYETLRKHPEYLLSHEVRAKCDVHAQQQLANKLIHLHLGAKELNIEQSLDVMRLSSYDFMYHPIYRYLQARLPNAQAPTYLYCFDFDSPYFNLYRIKHCGPEVRGVSHVDELSYIFLMPDSFKLQRNSKEFKIIECMTAWITAFAHNSDPNCKDLSSVVWKPLTLKGAHYSLNISNQVSFVNWPEEEKCELWNQYYEEAGIRTF; encoded by the exons ATGGGTTCGCA aattctGGAGCCAATAATAACAACCGCAAATGGTAAGGTGAGGGGTCGACTTCGCGAAGGTATCTACGGTGATACCTATTATAGTTTCGATGGCATACCTTTTGCAAAGCCACCACTTGGCAAATTACGCTTTAAATCACCGCAGCCGGTCGACACTTGGCTTGGCGTACGCGACTGTACCATATGcccgcctaaatgtatgcaaagtAATCGTTATAATGGCGCAATTGAAGGTGTTGAGGATTGCttgtatttaaatgtatttgcgAAGAAG TTATATTCTACAAAGTCCTTGCCGGCCTTGGTATATTTGATTGGTGGACGTTTTACAACTGGCGGCGCCTCGCGCAATATTTGGGGTCCAGATTACTTAATGATGAAAGATgtaatacttataagtattggATTTCGATTGGGTGCTTTTG GATTCCTCAGTTTTCCGGAACCTGAACTTCAAGTTCCCGGTAATGCGGGTCTCAAAGACATACTCTTGGCATTGCAGTGGATTAAGAGAAATTGTCAGTACTTTAGTGGCGACCCCGATAATATAACGCTATTCGGACACAGCTCGGGCAGCGCAGAAGCACAGCTACTTATGTATTTGCCGCAATGTGAAAATCTCTTTCATAAAGTCATACTGATGTCTGGCATGCAAATGCATTTACACCGTATTCCCCGACTAGAGTATCGTTTCGCAAAGCACTTGGGCTATACGGGTAAAGAGGATAATCAGGCTATACTTGCCTATCTCAGCGCATTGCCAGCAGAGCGTCTCTGTAATCTACAAATTTGGACGCCAGAAGAGCTGGAACAAAGCAATTTCTTGGTATTCTCTCTTACAATTGAAAATAAGTATGCACCAGATGCTATACTGACCAAGGACCCACTTGATATGTATGCCAATAAGCAAGCTTGGTGTAACAGTATACCGTTGGTGTTAGGTGGCAACTCGTTTGAGTCCCTTATGCATTACAATTATTTCACTAAGCAACCTAAACTATATGAAACTCTCAGAAAACATCCTGAGTATTTGCTGTCACACGAAGTGAGAGCGAAATGTGATGTGCACGCACAGCAACAGCTAGCAAACAAGCTCATCCACTTGCATTTAGGTGCAAAGGAATTGAATATTGAACAATCCCTTGATGTCATGCGT TTGTCGTCATATGATTTTATGTACCATCCGATATATCGCTATCTTCAAGCACGCCTACCTAATGCCCAGGCACCTACCTATCTATATTGCTTCGATTTTGACTCACCTTACTTCAACTTGTATCGTATAAAGCATTGTGGACCTGAAGTACGTGGCGTATCCCATGTAGATGAGCTTTCCTATATCTTCTTAATGCCAGACTCATTTAAGCTACAGCGCAACTCAAAGGAGTTTAAGATTATTGAGTGCATGACAGCTTGGATTACAGCGTTTGCTCACAATTCGGATCCTAATTGTAAGGATTTAAGCAGTGTAGTTTGGAAACCACTGACTTTAAAAGGTGCCCACTATAGTCTTAATATTAGCAATCAAGTGAGCTTTGTGAATTGGCCAGAGGAGGAGAAGTGCGAATTATGGAATCAATATTATGAGGAGGCAGGCATAAGAACCTTTTAG